From Calothrix sp. PCC 6303, a single genomic window includes:
- a CDS encoding YkvA family protein: MKFSIQSVYNWYRSTIRNPKYRWWVVLGTLVYFISPIDLIPDILFPVVGELDDVFLLTLLVTEVSQMLIEGFKARQATVSTENPAPPANTIDVDAVPVK, encoded by the coding sequence ATGAAATTTTCAATTCAATCTGTGTATAACTGGTACCGCAGCACAATTCGTAATCCCAAATATCGTTGGTGGGTTGTCTTAGGAACACTGGTATATTTTATTAGCCCAATCGACTTAATTCCAGATATCTTATTCCCTGTTGTGGGTGAACTAGATGATGTTTTTCTTTTGACATTGTTAGTAACAGAAGTATCTCAAATGCTAATCGAAGGTTTCAAAGCACGACAAGCTACAGTTTCCACAGAAAACCCCGCCCCTCCAGCAAATACAATTGATGTTGATGCAGTTCCTGTTAAGTGA
- a CDS encoding ExbD/TolR family protein encodes MKISSQTTSEDAQVQIIPLIDVIFCILTFFILAALQFSRKEAIKAINLDLPKASTATTSPALPGDTNKTDPQRLIIHIDPINQLYVIEPQGQRLITREQLPGVLGNYLKQNPSGTLLLNAARSAQYNDVIETLNVLRQVGGDRVSLGVIQNASVTEEPTTTTAPPAPLFPASPGSAPQLGNPQPAIPNFPPTTNTQPGQNVNPQYVPNSGVAPVQPGVPVPSSPSSP; translated from the coding sequence ATGAAAATTAGTTCCCAAACCACAAGTGAAGATGCACAAGTCCAAATTATCCCGTTAATTGACGTTATTTTTTGTATTTTGACGTTTTTTATCTTGGCTGCATTACAGTTTTCTCGCAAAGAGGCTATTAAAGCGATTAATTTGGATTTACCCAAAGCCTCCACAGCAACCACATCACCAGCACTGCCAGGAGATACGAATAAGACTGATCCGCAGCGTTTAATTATCCACATTGACCCCATTAATCAACTTTATGTGATTGAGCCACAGGGACAAAGATTAATTACTCGTGAACAACTGCCGGGAGTCTTGGGAAATTACCTTAAACAAAACCCCAGTGGTACTTTACTTCTAAATGCAGCCCGTTCAGCCCAGTACAATGATGTAATTGAAACGCTAAATGTACTGCGCCAGGTAGGAGGCGATCGCGTATCCTTGGGAGTTATCCAAAATGCATCTGTAACTGAAGAACCTACTACCACCACCGCACCACCCGCACCACTTTTCCCCGCAAGTCCTGGAAGCGCACCCCAACTAGGCAATCCCCAACCAGCTATCCCCAATTTTCCCCCGACTACAAATACACAACCGGGGCAAAATGTCAACCCACAATATGTTCCTAATTCTGGAGTTGCTCCAGTTCAGCCAGGAGTTCCAGTTCCTTCTAGTCCAAGTAGCCCTTAG
- the psb29 gene encoding photosystem II biogenesis protein Psp29, whose amino-acid sequence MNNVRTVSDTKKTFYSIHTRPINTIYRRVVEELMVEMHLLSVNTDFTYNPIYALGVATAFERFMQGYDPEKDKEQLFHALCQSVEIDTQKIKQEAHSLKDVAASMSVGDLISCLSRAKRFDNAGELQNQLDAIASNPKFKYSRLFAIGLFSLLEAASPETVKDEKQRNDALVSIAKGLNISEDKLSKDLDLYRSNLDKMAQAMVVMADMLAADRKKREQRAQQKSSVAATPSSEQ is encoded by the coding sequence GTGAATAACGTTCGTACTGTCTCCGATACAAAAAAGACTTTCTATAGTATCCATACTCGCCCCATCAACACCATTTACCGCCGGGTTGTGGAAGAGTTAATGGTGGAAATGCACCTGCTTTCTGTAAATACTGATTTTACTTACAATCCGATTTATGCTTTAGGTGTTGCCACAGCATTCGAGCGGTTCATGCAGGGTTATGATCCAGAAAAAGATAAAGAGCAGCTTTTTCATGCTTTGTGTCAGTCTGTTGAAATTGATACCCAAAAAATCAAGCAAGAAGCTCACAGCTTAAAAGATGTAGCAGCAAGTATGTCTGTCGGTGATTTGATTAGTTGTTTGAGTCGAGCAAAGCGCTTTGATAATGCAGGTGAATTGCAAAATCAGTTGGACGCGATCGCATCCAATCCCAAATTCAAGTATAGTCGCTTGTTTGCTATTGGCTTGTTCTCACTCCTAGAAGCTGCTAGTCCAGAAACTGTCAAGGATGAAAAGCAGCGTAATGATGCCTTAGTTAGCATTGCCAAAGGTTTAAATATCTCCGAGGACAAACTCAGCAAGGATTTAGATCTATATCGCTCCAATCTAGATAAAATGGCACAAGCGATGGTGGTGATGGCAGATATGCTAGCAGCAGATCGCAAAAAACGCGAGCAACGCGCTCAACAAAAATCAAGTGTTGCCGCAACTCCTAGCAGTGAGCAGTGA
- a CDS encoding DEAD/DEAH box helicase, translating into MNYPAPSSGVDPKNIFPFELDQFQLDAIASLNAGSSVVVCAPTGSGKTLIGEYAIYRALSRGKRVFYTTPLKALSNQKLRDFRETFGQDNVGLLTGDASINRDASVLVMTTEIFRNMLYGTPIGQVGISLTDVDAVVLDECHYMNDRQRGTVWEESIVYCPHEVQLVALSATVDNSDQLTDWLNQVHGPTDLIYSDFRPVPLEFYFGNTKGLFPLLNDSKTHINPRLAQRKKRKGDGDRGRNGRPEAPSINYVLSHLQQRDMLPAIYFIFSRRGCDKSVADVGDMWLVNPDEAYKLRVQIDDFLTRNPDAGRAGHVGPLYRGIAAHHAGILPAWKVLVEELFQQGLIKVVFATETLAAGINMPARTTVISTLSKRTDNGHRLLNASEFLQMAGRAGRRGMDDRGYVVTLQTPFEGAKEASYLATSKPDPLVSQFTPSYGMVLNLLQTHTLEQTRELIERSFGQYLANFHLRPQYEYLAELQRQLGETQAQIDAVNENELALYEKLRQRLKVERQLLKTLQEQAVEARQEELGMMLGFAVAGTILGLKGKNIPVATPVTAALITKSASSGQAPYLICLGSDNRWYVATTGDVVELYAEFPRIDVPENLLPPAEMQIKPGHSRRGNLETNAIASSIPEPEGLSYLAPEVREQLSRVTAIQAQIEAHPLYQSGNAASLFKRRNRVVELTVEIEELEAHVQQQSQRHWEEFVNLIDILQQFDCLSNLIPTQQGQIAAAIRGENELWLGLALSSGEVDALDPQQLAAIVAALVTETPRPDSFVRFDLSAEVDEAWGRLQKIRKAVLKVQYRHGVALPVGLEIRYINIISLVEQWALGVEWVELCEHTSLDEGDVVRILRRTLDLLSQIPHVPHLSDALYRNARRAMQLIDRFPVNEVME; encoded by the coding sequence GTGAATTATCCTGCACCTTCTTCCGGAGTAGACCCAAAAAATATATTTCCATTTGAACTTGACCAATTCCAACTGGATGCGATCGCATCTCTCAATGCTGGTAGTTCTGTCGTTGTTTGTGCCCCCACTGGTTCGGGTAAAACTTTAATTGGCGAATACGCCATCTATCGTGCCCTATCACGGGGGAAACGGGTCTTTTATACCACCCCACTCAAAGCTCTCTCCAATCAAAAACTCCGTGATTTCCGCGAGACTTTTGGACAAGATAACGTTGGTTTGTTAACAGGTGATGCCTCCATCAACCGCGATGCCTCAGTTTTGGTGATGACTACTGAGATTTTTCGCAACATGCTCTATGGCACCCCCATCGGTCAAGTTGGTATCTCTTTGACAGATGTTGACGCTGTAGTCTTAGATGAATGTCACTACATGAATGACCGCCAACGCGGTACCGTTTGGGAAGAATCTATTGTCTACTGTCCCCACGAAGTCCAATTAGTTGCCCTCTCAGCCACCGTCGATAATAGTGATCAACTTACCGACTGGCTAAATCAGGTTCACGGACCAACTGACCTCATTTATTCAGATTTTCGTCCGGTTCCTCTAGAATTTTACTTCGGCAACACCAAGGGGCTTTTTCCCCTTCTCAACGACTCCAAAACCCACATCAACCCCCGCCTAGCACAACGGAAAAAACGCAAAGGTGATGGTGATCGAGGTCGCAATGGTAGACCAGAAGCCCCCAGTATTAATTATGTCTTGAGCCATCTCCAACAGCGAGATATGCTACCAGCTATTTACTTTATCTTCAGCCGCCGTGGCTGCGATAAATCGGTGGCGGATGTAGGGGATATGTGGCTGGTTAACCCTGATGAAGCCTATAAGTTGCGGGTGCAAATTGATGACTTTTTGACCCGAAATCCAGATGCTGGACGCGCTGGACATGTAGGTCCACTGTATCGAGGGATAGCAGCACACCACGCGGGAATTTTACCTGCGTGGAAGGTATTGGTGGAGGAACTGTTTCAGCAGGGTTTAATTAAGGTAGTTTTTGCAACTGAAACCCTGGCAGCAGGAATCAACATGCCCGCCAGAACCACTGTAATTTCAACCCTTTCTAAACGTACAGATAACGGACATCGCCTACTCAATGCGTCAGAATTTTTACAAATGGCTGGACGTGCCGGACGTAGGGGAATGGACGACCGGGGTTATGTTGTCACCCTGCAAACACCCTTTGAAGGTGCCAAGGAAGCCTCCTATTTAGCCACATCCAAACCAGATCCCTTAGTTAGTCAATTTACACCCAGCTACGGCATGGTGTTGAATTTGCTCCAAACCCACACTTTAGAGCAAACCAGGGAACTAATTGAGCGCAGTTTTGGACAATATTTAGCCAATTTTCACCTCAGACCTCAGTATGAGTATTTAGCAGAACTCCAGCGTCAACTGGGTGAAACCCAAGCCCAAATTGATGCTGTGAACGAAAATGAACTTGCCCTTTACGAGAAATTACGGCAAAGGCTGAAAGTTGAACGACAACTGTTAAAAACACTCCAAGAACAAGCAGTAGAAGCCAGACAGGAAGAATTGGGGATGATGTTGGGGTTTGCTGTGGCGGGAACAATCTTAGGATTGAAAGGTAAAAATATTCCCGTTGCCACACCCGTTACCGCTGCTTTAATTACCAAATCCGCCAGTTCGGGACAAGCACCCTACCTAATTTGTTTGGGAAGCGACAACCGTTGGTATGTCGCAACAACCGGAGACGTGGTGGAATTGTATGCTGAGTTTCCCAGAATTGACGTGCCAGAGAACTTACTGCCACCTGCGGAGATGCAAATAAAACCCGGACACTCACGCCGTGGTAATTTGGAAACGAATGCGATCGCATCATCGATTCCCGAACCAGAAGGTTTATCATACTTAGCACCAGAAGTCAGGGAACAACTCAGCCGTGTCACCGCAATTCAGGCACAAATCGAAGCACACCCCCTCTATCAAAGTGGGAATGCAGCTTCACTATTTAAACGTCGTAACCGTGTTGTAGAACTAACAGTAGAAATCGAAGAATTAGAAGCACATGTTCAACAGCAATCCCAACGTCACTGGGAAGAATTTGTCAATTTAATAGACATTTTGCAGCAATTCGACTGTTTAAGTAACCTAATTCCCACCCAACAAGGACAAATAGCCGCCGCCATTCGCGGTGAAAATGAATTGTGGCTAGGTTTAGCCCTTTCCAGTGGCGAAGTAGATGCCCTCGACCCCCAGCAATTAGCGGCAATTGTCGCTGCACTGGTGACAGAAACACCTCGTCCTGATAGCTTTGTGCGCTTTGATTTATCTGCCGAAGTTGACGAAGCTTGGGGAAGACTGCAAAAAATCCGCAAAGCAGTTCTTAAAGTTCAATATCGTCACGGGGTTGCCCTTCCCGTCGGTTTGGAAATCCGTTATATCAACATAATTTCTTTAGTGGAACAATGGGCGCTTGGTGTTGAATGGGTAGAACTTTGTGAACATACTAGTTTAGATGAAGGTGATGTAGTGCGAATTCTACGCCGTACCCTTGATTTACTATCTCAAATTCCCCACGTACCACACCTTTCTGATGCCCTCTATCGTAACGCTCGGCGGGCAATGCAGTTAATTGATCGATTCCCAGTTAATGAGGTGATGGAGTGA
- a CDS encoding phage holin family protein, giving the protein MNITSILVAWLVTSASFFVISKLPIGVDIDSPDKTFVSAAVLGIISALVRPLLSFIFQVPNALTFNIFPAFFTFAISAMCFGLAASFVQGFRLRFGAWSAILGAFSLSVVTNLIYQIIPF; this is encoded by the coding sequence ATGAATATCACATCAATTTTAGTTGCTTGGCTAGTCACCTCAGCCAGTTTTTTTGTTATTAGTAAACTACCAATTGGAGTAGATATTGATAGCCCAGATAAAACATTTGTTTCGGCTGCTGTACTAGGTATCATATCAGCATTAGTTAGACCATTATTGAGCTTTATATTTCAAGTTCCCAATGCTTTAACATTTAATATTTTTCCCGCATTTTTCACATTTGCAATCTCAGCAATGTGCTTTGGACTTGCAGCTTCTTTTGTCCAGGGCTTTCGTCTGCGTTTTGGAGCCTGGAGTGCTATTTTAGGAGCATTTTCACTATCTGTTGTGACAAACCTAATTTATCAAATTATACCTTTCTAA
- the pipX gene encoding transcriptional coactivator PipX gives MNSESPETYINHPTWGLLYRISMVDENQELFTTLYAQRLFFVVTTEAKAMKFQPIGRTEARMMLENRMRTLRRSGPPQEYDQLQSVFQRTFQ, from the coding sequence ATGAATTCAGAAAGCCCAGAAACTTACATCAACCATCCCACTTGGGGTTTGCTCTACAGAATTAGTATGGTAGATGAAAACCAAGAGCTATTCACCACACTTTATGCTCAACGCTTATTTTTTGTAGTAACAACCGAAGCTAAAGCCATGAAGTTTCAGCCGATTGGACGTACTGAAGCTAGGATGATGCTGGAAAATAGGATGCGTACCCTTCGTCGCAGTGGACCCCCGCAAGAGTACGATCAGCTACAGAGTGTTTTTCAACGCACTTTCCAATGA
- a CDS encoding MotA/TolQ/ExbB proton channel family protein has translation MEIINELRKGGPAMYPLLALSVLTVSVVFERLWFWLRILNQEKEIVTRILSAASENWGLARDIAQRATDQPIGRFLYAPLSLPKADVETFKLALESSAEDELSGMRKGEKFLEAAIALAPLLGLFGTVWGLYQSLRSLRIDDVVQKSAEVTTGIGESLISTAAGMVVAIVSLVFYRLFQAFIVNQVRIFRKAGNELELIYRESPERFASSLATSTAITVESNPNNFGFPRRPAKNRFSSDSPTEISDETKPSQPEN, from the coding sequence GTGGAAATTATCAACGAATTAAGAAAAGGTGGACCAGCGATGTACCCGTTGCTGGCTTTATCTGTTTTGACTGTAAGTGTAGTTTTTGAACGTCTGTGGTTTTGGTTACGGATATTGAACCAGGAGAAGGAAATTGTTACCCGTATATTGAGTGCAGCTAGTGAAAATTGGGGTTTAGCGAGGGATATCGCCCAGAGAGCTACGGATCAACCTATTGGTAGATTTCTATACGCGCCCTTGAGTTTGCCCAAGGCAGATGTGGAAACCTTTAAACTTGCCTTAGAATCAAGCGCCGAGGATGAACTATCGGGAATGCGTAAGGGAGAGAAGTTTTTGGAAGCTGCGATCGCACTCGCGCCCCTGCTAGGATTATTTGGTACTGTTTGGGGACTTTATCAATCTTTGCGATCGCTTCGCATTGATGATGTGGTGCAAAAATCGGCTGAGGTGACAACCGGAATTGGAGAATCGCTAATTAGTACTGCGGCTGGGATGGTAGTTGCTATTGTTAGCTTGGTTTTTTACCGCTTATTTCAAGCATTTATCGTCAACCAAGTACGTATTTTCCGCAAGGCGGGGAATGAGTTAGAGTTAATTTATCGTGAGTCTCCAGAACGTTTTGCCAGCAGTTTGGCAACATCTACGGCAATTACGGTTGAATCTAACCCCAACAACTTTGGTTTTCCCCGTCGTCCAGCTAAAAATAGATTCAGTTCTGATTCCCCAACTGAAATCTCCGATGAAACTAAACCTTCACAACCGGAAAATTAA
- a CDS encoding YggS family pyridoxal phosphate-dependent enzyme, which translates to MTSQQLRERISTTISQLPSSVRLIAVTKTVPAEIIRIAYAAGIRDFGENRIQETALKQAELEDLPDITWHLIGNLQSNKAKKALQLFQWIHSVDSLAIAQRLNSLAAELKVSPQICLQVKILPDPTKFGWNPSQLLNDLPALNDCNNLQFQGLMTISPLGLNDNQILDVFNATKNLAKEVKLRNFINMPMTELSMGMSGDYHLAIDAGATMVRLGTILFGSRS; encoded by the coding sequence ATGACAAGTCAACAGTTACGCGAACGCATTTCTACTACAATCTCGCAGCTACCATCATCTGTCCGTCTCATTGCTGTCACGAAAACAGTTCCTGCGGAGATAATTCGCATCGCTTATGCCGCAGGAATTCGTGATTTTGGTGAAAATCGGATCCAAGAAACTGCCTTAAAACAAGCAGAGTTAGAGGATTTACCTGATATTACCTGGCACCTGATTGGGAATCTTCAAAGTAATAAGGCTAAAAAAGCCCTGCAATTATTTCAATGGATTCACTCTGTTGACAGTTTAGCGATCGCTCAACGTCTCAACTCCCTCGCAGCCGAATTAAAAGTAAGTCCCCAAATCTGCCTTCAAGTCAAAATTCTCCCAGATCCCACTAAATTCGGCTGGAATCCATCCCAACTTCTAAATGACTTACCTGCCCTCAATGATTGCAATAATTTACAATTTCAAGGTTTGATGACAATTTCCCCTCTGGGATTAAACGATAATCAAATATTAGATGTATTTAATGCTACTAAAAATTTAGCCAAAGAGGTTAAATTACGCAATTTTATCAATATGCCCATGACCGAATTATCAATGGGAATGTCTGGTGATTATCACCTGGCAATTGATGCAGGTGCAACAATGGTAAGGCTAGGAACCATTCTATTTGGTAGCAGAAGCTAA
- a CDS encoding cell division protein SepF, producing the protein MNNIFSKLRDFVGLNEPVEYEEYYEEVEPETYQAPYAEQNPPAAAPQTQESAAQNRRWREPMTTMSTDVATSSKTMSNVIGMPGALNGISEVLVLEPRTFEEMPQAIQALRERKSVVLNLTIMDPDQAQRAVDFVAGGTYALDGHQERIGESIFLFTPSCVQVSTQGGVLHEVPVPQTPVRNRSASVPNPAWGTDAARMAQ; encoded by the coding sequence ATGAACAATATATTTTCTAAATTGCGAGACTTTGTTGGTTTAAATGAACCTGTAGAATATGAAGAATACTACGAAGAAGTAGAACCGGAAACTTATCAGGCTCCATATGCGGAGCAAAATCCCCCAGCTGCCGCACCTCAAACTCAAGAATCTGCTGCTCAGAATCGACGTTGGCGCGAACCCATGACTACAATGAGTACTGATGTCGCAACAAGTTCAAAAACAATGAGTAATGTGATCGGTATGCCAGGAGCACTTAACGGAATTTCAGAAGTTTTAGTGTTAGAACCTCGTACCTTTGAAGAAATGCCCCAGGCAATTCAAGCATTGCGCGAACGCAAATCGGTAGTATTAAATTTGACAATCATGGATCCAGATCAAGCACAAAGAGCCGTGGATTTTGTTGCTGGTGGAACCTATGCTCTCGATGGACATCAAGAGCGAATTGGGGAAAGTATCTTTTTATTCACACCCAGTTGTGTCCAAGTTAGTACCCAAGGTGGTGTCCTTCATGAAGTACCTGTACCTCAAACTCCAGTCCGGAATCGTTCCGCATCCGTTCCAAATCCAGCTTGGGGAACAGATGCCGCTCGTATGGCACAATAG
- the proC gene encoding pyrroline-5-carboxylate reductase → MSVKFGLIGGGVMGEALLSRLVNLGIYQPSEIIVSEPVASRQDFLNQKYGVGVTGDNCQVFSTSEEVIFLAIKPQIFAGIAQEISHLLPFSSFPLLVSILAGVSLSHLETAFPNFPVVRAMPNTPATVGAGMTAICPGSHVEANHRETARQLFSAVGEVVEIAETLMDAVTGLSGSGPAYVALMVEALADGGVSVGLPRAVASQLALQTVFGTAKLLQETKIHPAELKDRVTSPGGTTIAGVSELEKAGFRSALIQAVKAAANRSQELGK, encoded by the coding sequence TTGTCTGTAAAATTTGGCTTAATTGGTGGCGGGGTAATGGGGGAAGCGCTATTATCTCGTCTCGTTAATTTGGGGATATACCAGCCTTCAGAAATCATTGTGAGTGAACCTGTTGCTTCTCGTCAGGATTTTCTCAACCAGAAATATGGCGTTGGAGTTACTGGTGATAACTGCCAAGTATTTTCGACAAGTGAAGAAGTTATATTTTTAGCCATAAAACCTCAAATATTTGCTGGCATAGCTCAGGAAATATCCCACCTGTTACCATTTAGTAGTTTTCCCTTGTTAGTATCAATTTTGGCTGGAGTGTCTTTATCTCACTTGGAAACAGCTTTCCCCAACTTCCCCGTAGTTAGGGCAATGCCAAATACACCTGCCACCGTTGGAGCGGGAATGACTGCTATTTGTCCAGGTAGCCATGTGGAAGCAAATCACCGAGAAACAGCACGGCAGCTATTTTCCGCAGTGGGAGAAGTGGTGGAGATAGCCGAAACCTTGATGGATGCCGTAACTGGCTTATCTGGAAGTGGTCCAGCCTATGTGGCGTTGATGGTGGAAGCTTTAGCAGATGGAGGTGTGAGTGTGGGATTGCCTCGTGCGGTAGCGTCTCAACTGGCTTTACAAACCGTCTTCGGGACAGCAAAGTTGTTACAGGAAACAAAAATACACCCAGCAGAGTTGAAAGATCGGGTGACAAGTCCTGGAGGAACAACCATTGCTGGAGTCAGCGAATTAGAAAAAGCTGGTTTTCGTTCAGCTTTAATTCAAGCAGTTAAAGCTGCCGCTAACCGTTCTCAAGAACTGGGAAAGTAA
- a CDS encoding chromophore lyase CpcT/CpeT, translating to MNCSSQLLTLGNYLAGEFDNSKQSLAEPAWFVHLRLWHIPVPLFPEDSITFFAEQANIVNLDQPYRQRIIRIRQVGNVESSLQVQYYALKDYISLVGAGKEPGRLKNLTPDDLEDLPGCVLEVEIKETSHHLQFIATPVANSICSFRYNGNIVRVSLGFEVTQEELKTYDKGIDPETGRATWGAILGPYHYQKRKQSSLS from the coding sequence ATGAACTGCTCCTCCCAGTTGCTCACTCTCGGTAATTATCTAGCTGGCGAATTCGATAATAGCAAGCAATCCCTAGCTGAACCTGCTTGGTTTGTACATTTGCGTTTATGGCATATACCTGTACCATTATTTCCCGAAGATAGTATCACTTTCTTTGCGGAACAGGCTAATATTGTTAACTTGGATCAACCCTATCGTCAGCGTATTATTCGTATCCGTCAGGTAGGTAATGTCGAATCTTCACTACAAGTTCAGTATTATGCATTGAAAGACTATATTTCTTTAGTTGGTGCTGGAAAAGAGCCTGGTAGACTAAAAAATCTGACTCCAGATGATTTAGAAGATTTACCAGGTTGTGTATTGGAAGTAGAAATTAAAGAAACATCACATCACTTACAGTTTATTGCCACACCAGTCGCAAATAGCATTTGCAGCTTTAGATACAACGGTAATATAGTAAGGGTTTCACTCGGATTCGAGGTAACGCAAGAAGAGCTTAAGACCTACGACAAAGGTATAGATCCAGAAACTGGTAGAGCAACTTGGGGAGCAATTTTAGGACCATATCACTATCAAAAACGAA